The following proteins come from a genomic window of Gimesia chilikensis:
- a CDS encoding PVC-type heme-binding CxxCH protein, translating into MARYSLFLLSLILAAPLAAAEEFTLHQFDRLQLGDKFYAEGATFGDLNRDGHQDLISGPYWYAGPDFKTKHEYYPVKEWSINGYSDNFFAFVNDVNKDEWPDIVIIGFPGKEAYWYANPQKQSGHWKRYLAHPVVDNESPTYTDLTGDGEPELVFHTGGQLGYAGPGKDPTKPWSFHAVSPNLKYGRFTHGLGVGDVNGDGKQDILEKNGWWEQPADLQKAGFWTRHPFKFTGAGGSQMYAYDVDGDGDQDVITSKAAHAYGLSWFENVKKDGEITFVEHPIMGSKPEENKYGVVFSQLHAVDLVDMDGDGIKDIVTGKRFWAHQGHDPGAKEPPVNYWFKIVRTPKGVDFLPYQINDKSGVGTQVVAGDVTGNKLPDLVVGNKSGTYLLKHKQVKVDEATWKKAQPKKYVPKKVSVKNELKPGEHFATNADGRRLNLDFETGDLKDWVSEGEAFRSQPVKGDTVKARRRDMVSNHQGQYWVGTYEVLEDVPVGTLSSASIKVTHPYATFYVGGGSHDSTRVEIVDRATNKVIAKASGRNNERMHQELVDLTKYQGKEIFIRLVDQHKGGWGHINFDHFRFHDKKPAQLEVADSGAPAQEHTQKYDGLPGKKAAEVMSVPDGFSVSLVAAEPDVQQPIAMTIDDRGRLWVAESYAYPSKQPEGKGKDRILIFEDKDADGKFETRKVFQEKLNLVSGLEVGFGGVWVGQAPYLLFIPDKNGDDKPDGEPEILLDGWHYEDTHETLNSFIWGPDGWLYGCHGVFTHSRVGKPGTPDDQRQPINAGIWRYHPTRHEFEVFAHGTSNPWGVDFNDQGQCFLTCCVIPHLFHIVQNARYRRQAGQHFNPYTYDDIKTIAKHRHWTGGQWNQSDRVASDRVGGGHAHAGAMIYLGGSWPKKYHNQLFMNNIHGARLNQDQLAREGSGYIGDFAPDFLYANDRSSQILYLRYGPDGQVYFIDWYDTNQCHHREFQKHDRSNGRIFRVAYNDAKPVKVDLQKLTSAELVKLQLHENDWYVRQSRRILQERGADPEVHAQLAEIAFGNDDVTRRLRGLWALHVTGGLSEAKVMQALKDPSEFMRGWAIQLALETGEPSKQLLETMEALAKQDPSPVVRLYLGSAANRLPLDQRAGILKGLVSHAEDQHDHNLPLLYWYALEPLAPHDMQQAYALAKDAKIPLIESYTLRRIADIGTEEAVAFLVEQLGDAQAADEQKVFLDSINSALRGRRQFPMPVPWKSVGKRLMASQDPVVKSRSLSLAVTFGDPAAMQRLREIVADQKNDLAGRKSALDSLLGVRDPQLVPILIPLLDQKGIRREALRGLAGYPDAAIATAILERYPQYDLNEKRDALNTLASRLNFAEQLVAAVEAGEVPSKDLSAEIIRQLGNLKDKELNAKIGKVWGVVRESAADKKKLIASYKNMIERPHPTPDINLGRAIFAKTCQQCHKLFGTGASIGPELTGSNRANLDYLLSNVVDPSAVMAKDYQPAVIVTESGRIITGIIKKEDKNAVTVATANETVIIPRDEIDEMSLSDKSMMPDNLWKQLSRIEVRSLVKYLASPGQVPMKATPENLKQFFNGQDLTGWTGDSQLWFVENGEIVGRSPGIKRNEFLVSDMLVGDFELKVKVKLTPNAGNSGIQFRSSLQPGGHVKGYQADIGAGWWGKLYEEHGRGLLFKESGEQHVREGDWNEYRVVAVGPRIRTYINGKLCTDLNDPQGAKSGILAFQIHSGGPMEVRFKDLELRLDPPRD; encoded by the coding sequence ATGGCTCGTTACTCCCTGTTCCTGTTATCGCTGATTCTGGCGGCACCGCTGGCTGCTGCAGAGGAGTTCACGCTCCACCAGTTTGACCGTCTGCAACTGGGGGATAAGTTCTATGCGGAAGGGGCGACCTTCGGCGATCTGAACCGGGACGGTCACCAAGATCTGATTTCCGGACCGTATTGGTATGCGGGGCCGGATTTCAAAACGAAGCACGAGTACTATCCGGTCAAGGAATGGAGCATTAACGGCTATTCCGACAACTTCTTTGCATTTGTGAATGATGTCAACAAGGATGAGTGGCCCGATATTGTGATCATCGGGTTCCCCGGTAAGGAAGCTTACTGGTATGCGAATCCGCAGAAACAGTCGGGGCACTGGAAGCGGTACCTGGCGCATCCGGTGGTCGATAACGAGTCGCCGACGTATACCGACCTGACTGGGGATGGAGAGCCGGAACTGGTGTTCCACACGGGGGGACAGCTCGGCTATGCGGGGCCGGGGAAAGATCCGACGAAGCCTTGGAGCTTTCATGCGGTCTCGCCCAATCTGAAGTATGGTCGCTTTACGCACGGGCTGGGTGTGGGTGATGTGAATGGCGACGGAAAGCAGGACATCCTCGAGAAGAACGGCTGGTGGGAACAACCGGCTGATCTGCAGAAAGCCGGTTTCTGGACTCGGCACCCATTTAAGTTTACTGGTGCGGGCGGTTCGCAGATGTACGCTTACGACGTGGATGGCGACGGGGACCAGGATGTGATCACCAGCAAGGCGGCCCACGCGTATGGTCTCTCCTGGTTTGAGAACGTCAAGAAAGATGGCGAGATTACGTTCGTCGAGCATCCGATCATGGGGAGCAAGCCTGAAGAGAACAAGTATGGAGTGGTCTTCTCACAGTTGCACGCCGTCGATCTGGTGGACATGGACGGCGACGGGATTAAGGACATTGTAACCGGGAAACGGTTCTGGGCGCACCAGGGGCATGATCCGGGAGCGAAAGAACCGCCGGTCAACTACTGGTTTAAAATTGTGCGGACGCCGAAGGGTGTGGATTTTCTGCCTTACCAGATTAATGACAAGTCGGGAGTGGGGACCCAGGTGGTCGCCGGCGATGTGACGGGGAACAAGCTCCCGGATCTGGTAGTGGGGAATAAGTCGGGCACATATCTGCTGAAGCATAAACAGGTGAAAGTAGATGAAGCGACCTGGAAAAAGGCACAGCCGAAAAAGTATGTGCCCAAGAAAGTCTCGGTGAAGAATGAACTCAAGCCGGGCGAGCATTTCGCTACAAACGCAGACGGACGACGGTTGAATCTCGATTTCGAGACCGGTGATCTGAAAGACTGGGTTTCGGAGGGAGAGGCATTCCGTTCGCAGCCGGTCAAAGGGGATACGGTCAAGGCGCGTCGTCGTGATATGGTGAGCAATCACCAGGGACAGTACTGGGTGGGTACCTATGAGGTGCTGGAAGATGTGCCCGTGGGGACACTGTCTTCGGCTTCGATCAAAGTGACACATCCTTATGCCACGTTTTATGTCGGTGGCGGAAGTCACGATTCGACGCGTGTCGAAATTGTGGACCGGGCGACAAACAAGGTGATCGCGAAAGCCAGTGGTCGCAACAATGAGCGGATGCACCAGGAGCTGGTGGATCTGACGAAATACCAGGGCAAAGAGATCTTCATTCGACTGGTGGATCAGCATAAGGGAGGCTGGGGACACATTAACTTCGATCATTTCCGCTTCCACGATAAAAAGCCCGCACAACTGGAAGTAGCGGACAGTGGAGCCCCCGCGCAGGAGCATACACAAAAGTATGACGGTCTGCCCGGAAAGAAGGCGGCGGAAGTGATGTCGGTACCGGACGGGTTTTCGGTCTCACTGGTTGCTGCCGAACCTGATGTGCAGCAGCCGATCGCGATGACGATTGACGATCGCGGGCGTTTGTGGGTGGCGGAATCGTATGCCTATCCCAGCAAGCAGCCGGAGGGAAAAGGGAAAGACCGGATTCTGATTTTCGAAGACAAAGATGCCGACGGCAAATTTGAGACGCGGAAAGTCTTTCAGGAGAAGCTGAACCTGGTGAGCGGTCTGGAAGTCGGTTTTGGCGGCGTGTGGGTGGGGCAGGCGCCGTACCTGCTGTTCATTCCCGATAAGAACGGCGACGATAAGCCAGACGGAGAACCCGAGATTCTACTGGACGGCTGGCATTACGAAGATACGCACGAAACGTTGAACTCGTTCATCTGGGGGCCGGATGGCTGGCTCTACGGCTGCCACGGTGTGTTTACGCATTCCCGGGTCGGGAAGCCGGGTACCCCCGATGATCAGCGACAGCCGATCAATGCCGGGATCTGGCGGTATCATCCGACGCGGCACGAATTCGAAGTCTTTGCGCACGGGACGAGTAACCCGTGGGGTGTGGACTTCAACGATCAGGGGCAGTGCTTTCTGACCTGCTGTGTGATTCCGCACCTGTTTCATATTGTTCAGAACGCACGCTATCGCAGACAGGCAGGGCAGCATTTCAATCCTTACACTTACGACGACATTAAAACGATTGCCAAACACCGGCACTGGACCGGTGGGCAATGGAACCAGTCGGACCGGGTCGCTTCAGACCGGGTGGGCGGGGGACACGCGCATGCCGGGGCGATGATCTACCTGGGAGGCAGCTGGCCGAAGAAGTATCACAATCAGTTGTTCATGAATAACATTCATGGTGCCCGTTTGAATCAGGATCAGCTGGCCCGCGAAGGGTCGGGATATATTGGCGACTTCGCTCCCGATTTCCTGTATGCGAACGATCGTTCCTCACAGATTCTGTATCTGCGGTACGGTCCGGACGGGCAGGTCTATTTCATTGACTGGTATGACACGAACCAGTGCCATCATCGTGAATTTCAAAAGCACGACCGTTCGAACGGGCGGATTTTTCGCGTGGCATATAACGATGCGAAGCCGGTCAAAGTCGATCTGCAAAAACTGACGAGTGCTGAGCTGGTCAAGCTGCAACTGCACGAGAACGACTGGTACGTGCGGCAGTCCCGACGCATTCTGCAGGAGCGTGGTGCCGACCCGGAAGTGCACGCACAACTGGCGGAGATTGCCTTCGGTAATGACGACGTGACGCGTCGCCTGCGAGGATTGTGGGCCCTGCATGTGACGGGGGGACTTTCGGAAGCGAAAGTGATGCAGGCTTTAAAAGACCCGAGCGAATTCATGCGGGGCTGGGCGATACAGTTGGCGCTGGAGACGGGAGAGCCGTCAAAGCAGTTGTTGGAAACAATGGAAGCACTGGCGAAGCAGGATCCTTCACCGGTGGTGCGTCTCTACCTGGGATCAGCGGCCAACCGGCTGCCACTGGATCAGCGGGCGGGAATTCTCAAAGGTCTGGTGAGTCACGCGGAAGATCAGCACGATCATAATCTGCCGCTGCTCTATTGGTATGCCCTGGAGCCGCTGGCACCGCATGATATGCAGCAAGCCTATGCCCTGGCGAAAGATGCGAAGATTCCGCTGATCGAGTCGTACACATTGCGGCGGATCGCGGATATCGGAACGGAAGAGGCGGTCGCGTTTCTGGTGGAACAGCTGGGAGATGCACAGGCTGCGGATGAGCAAAAAGTCTTTCTGGATTCGATTAACAGCGCACTGCGGGGACGACGCCAGTTTCCGATGCCGGTACCCTGGAAGAGTGTGGGTAAACGACTGATGGCGAGCCAGGATCCGGTGGTGAAGTCACGTTCTTTGTCGCTGGCGGTGACCTTTGGTGACCCGGCGGCAATGCAGCGCTTGCGGGAAATCGTCGCGGACCAGAAGAACGATCTGGCGGGACGGAAGTCGGCCTTGGATAGTCTGCTGGGAGTCCGGGATCCGCAACTGGTGCCAATTCTGATTCCGTTGCTGGATCAGAAGGGAATCCGCCGCGAAGCACTGCGGGGGCTGGCCGGTTACCCGGATGCAGCGATCGCGACTGCGATCCTGGAGCGGTATCCTCAGTACGATTTGAATGAGAAGCGGGATGCGTTAAATACGCTGGCAAGTCGTTTGAATTTCGCGGAGCAGCTGGTGGCTGCGGTCGAAGCGGGTGAAGTCCCTTCCAAGGATCTGTCTGCGGAAATTATCCGTCAGCTGGGGAATCTCAAAGATAAAGAGCTGAATGCCAAGATCGGTAAGGTATGGGGCGTTGTCCGCGAGTCGGCAGCGGATAAGAAAAAACTGATCGCCAGCTATAAGAATATGATCGAGCGACCGCATCCGACGCCTGATATCAACCTGGGACGGGCGATTTTTGCGAAGACCTGCCAACAGTGCCATAAGCTGTTTGGAACAGGAGCCAGCATTGGTCCGGAACTGACCGGTTCGAACCGGGCCAACCTCGATTATCTGCTGTCGAACGTGGTCGATCCGAGTGCGGTGATGGCGAAGGATTATCAGCCGGCCGTGATTGTCACGGAATCAGGGCGGATTATTACCGGGATCATCAAGAAGGAAGATAAGAACGCGGTGACGGTCGCGACGGCGAACGAGACGGTGATTATTCCTCGTGACGAAATCGACGAGATGAGCCTGAGTGACAAGTCGATGATGCCTGATAACCTGTGGAAACAGCTGAGCCGGATCGAGGTACGTTCGCTGGTCAAATATCTGGCGAGCCCCGGCCAGGTGCCGATGAAGGCGACGCCGGAGAATCTGAAGCAGTTCTTTAACGGTCAAGATCTGACCGGCTGGACGGGGGACAGTCAGCTCTGGTTCGTGGAGAACGGTGAGATTGTAGGCCGTTCGCCGGGGATCAAGCGGAATGAGTTCCTGGTGAGTGACATGCTGGTCGGTGATTTCGAACTGAAGGTCAAAGTAAAGCTCACCCCGAATGCAGGGAACAGCGGGATTCAGTTCCGCAGCAGTCTGCAGCCAGGAGGCCATGTCAAAGGGTACCAGGCCGACATCGGTGCCGGCTGGTGGGGCAAGCTGTATGAAGAACATGGCCGGGGTCTGTTATTCAAGGAATCCGGAGAGCAGCATGTCCGTGAAGGGGACTGGAATGAATACCGGGTGGTTGCTGTCGGCCCGCGGATTCGGACTTACATCAACGGTAAATTGTGCACGGATCTGAATGACCCCCAGGGAGCCAAGTCCGGCATTCTGGCGTTTCAGATTCATTCTGGCGGGCCGATGGAGGTCCGCTTTAAGGATCTGGAATTGCGCCTGGATCCTCCCCGGGATTAA
- a CDS encoding PAS domain-containing protein translates to MERPIPTGQERTFADHEIIVSKTDLKGHITYANQTFIEISGYTEEELLGQPHNLIRHPDMPRCVFKLLWDTIQAGEEIFAYVVNLCKNGDHYWVLAHVTPTWNLSGQISGYHSSRRVPERKALDKVIPLYRSLKRIEGANSDWRTGMQNATVELLSQLDAVGMEYDEYVFAL, encoded by the coding sequence ATGGAACGCCCGATTCCAACCGGTCAGGAACGCACATTTGCAGATCATGAGATTATCGTCAGCAAGACGGATCTCAAGGGACACATTACTTACGCGAATCAGACCTTTATCGAGATCTCCGGTTACACCGAGGAAGAACTGTTGGGGCAGCCTCACAATCTGATCCGTCATCCGGATATGCCGCGCTGTGTGTTCAAGCTGTTGTGGGATACGATCCAGGCGGGTGAAGAGATCTTCGCTTACGTCGTCAATCTTTGTAAGAACGGCGACCATTACTGGGTACTGGCCCATGTTACTCCTACGTGGAATCTGTCCGGCCAGATCAGTGGCTATCACTCCAGTCGCCGGGTGCCCGAACGCAAGGCACTGGATAAAGTGATTCCTCTTTACCGGTCGTTGAAGCGGATTGAAGGAGCCAACTCTGACTGGCGAACCGGGATGCAGAATGCAACCGTGGAACTGCTGTCTCAACTGGATGCAGTCGGGATGGAATACGATGAGTATGTCTTTGCCCTGTAA
- a CDS encoding methyl-accepting chemotaxis protein, translating to MLKLEAAIQSTGEERSTSPLTNEERAELEHYRRWVKQLADVCESAAAGNLEVRLLHIDADGDLGRALVSVNGLLDYTDAFVRESKASLNAAAHGKFFRKVLLKGMRGTFRHASEVINEAGEKMKYQAEELQQSETRRLEMADEFEQEVQGISTIVSAAATQLHATVQSLKSVTERAILETNMAVESIDQTAQNVDVVADSTVQLNQSIQQIDDRVKQSTEVVQQAVNESEHAREFMSGLVEATNDIGSFAKMIADIAKQTNLLALNATIEAARAGEAGAGFAVVASEVKNLAQDTARATNHITEHIRQIQDVVHDAVTNIATVSSTIRKVDEISESISTSISEQSQAIATIHQNVKDAAGKTVSTSETVKRVSSTASETFLSTSDLVSAANDIARQSESLNAAVNQFLMTIRSK from the coding sequence ATGCTGAAACTGGAAGCAGCCATACAGTCGACTGGAGAAGAACGTTCCACGTCTCCCCTCACAAACGAGGAACGCGCGGAACTGGAACACTATCGCCGCTGGGTCAAACAGCTGGCGGATGTTTGCGAGTCTGCAGCGGCAGGGAACCTGGAAGTTCGCCTGCTCCATATCGATGCGGACGGTGATCTGGGACGCGCGCTGGTTTCGGTTAACGGGCTGCTGGATTACACGGATGCGTTTGTACGCGAATCCAAGGCTTCATTGAACGCCGCTGCTCACGGGAAATTCTTCCGCAAAGTATTGCTCAAAGGAATGCGGGGTACTTTCCGTCATGCTTCTGAAGTGATTAACGAGGCGGGCGAAAAGATGAAGTACCAGGCAGAGGAACTGCAACAGTCTGAAACCAGACGTCTGGAGATGGCGGATGAATTCGAGCAGGAAGTGCAGGGGATATCAACGATTGTTTCCGCAGCCGCTACACAGCTGCATGCCACAGTTCAGTCATTGAAATCTGTGACGGAACGTGCGATTCTCGAAACGAATATGGCCGTCGAATCGATCGACCAGACCGCACAGAATGTCGATGTGGTGGCGGATTCGACGGTGCAGTTGAATCAGTCGATCCAGCAGATCGACGACCGGGTCAAACAGTCTACGGAGGTGGTGCAGCAGGCGGTCAATGAGAGCGAGCATGCCCGTGAATTCATGTCTGGGCTGGTGGAAGCGACGAATGACATCGGTTCCTTCGCCAAGATGATCGCTGATATCGCGAAGCAGACGAATCTGCTGGCATTGAATGCGACGATCGAAGCGGCGCGTGCCGGCGAGGCGGGAGCGGGGTTTGCGGTGGTGGCTTCTGAAGTGAAAAACCTGGCACAGGATACCGCCCGGGCCACCAATCATATTACCGAGCACATTCGCCAGATCCAGGACGTGGTGCATGACGCGGTGACGAATATTGCGACCGTGAGCAGTACGATCCGTAAAGTAGACGAGATCAGCGAATCAATTTCGACGTCGATTTCCGAACAAAGCCAGGCGATTGCGACGATTCATCAAAACGTCAAAGACGCCGCTGGCAAAACGGTTTCGACATCGGAGACCGTCAAACGTGTTTCCTCCACGGCTTCGGAGACCTTCCTCTCCACGAGTGACCTGGTCAGTGCTGCCAACGATATTGCCCGACAGTCTGAGAGTCTGAATGCGGCCGTCAATCAGTTCCTGATGACGATCCGATCGAAATGA
- a CDS encoding XylR family transcriptional regulator codes for MKSRPSIALLIESSNSYARGLLRGIMAYIHEHHSWSIYLPEHGRGNVPVNWLNSWHGDGIIARIENTKTAEAVVNSGVPAVDVSAARLAPSLPWVETDDRAIASLAAQHLIERGFEHYAFCGDHRFNWSRWREDHFQNVIQDAGFTCHAYPQTAGRKQAPPWEAEQQRLADWIQQLPKPVGIMACYDIKAQQLLDVCRTINVSVPEEVAIIGVDNDEILCNLSEPPLSSVIPNTRLTGYEAAALLDRMIAGEPVSSDAHLIKPLGIATRQSTDIQAIDDKLISDAVRFIRQQACEGINVQDVLKSVPLSRRVLESRFQKIIGRSPHEEIMRIRLDRVKQLLEETELPLIEIASRTGFRHSEYLNVAFKKQTGTTPGQFRREQKQTR; via the coding sequence ATGAAATCACGCCCCTCAATCGCCCTGCTCATCGAATCATCCAACTCCTATGCCCGCGGACTCTTACGTGGCATCATGGCTTACATCCACGAGCACCACTCCTGGTCGATCTACCTCCCCGAACATGGCCGAGGCAACGTCCCCGTCAACTGGCTCAACAGCTGGCACGGCGACGGCATCATCGCGCGAATTGAAAACACGAAGACCGCCGAAGCCGTCGTGAACTCCGGCGTCCCGGCCGTCGATGTCAGTGCCGCCCGTCTGGCCCCCTCCCTCCCCTGGGTCGAAACCGATGACCGCGCCATCGCCTCCCTGGCCGCGCAGCACCTCATCGAACGCGGCTTCGAGCACTACGCCTTCTGCGGCGATCATCGCTTCAACTGGTCCCGCTGGCGGGAAGACCATTTCCAGAACGTCATCCAGGACGCCGGCTTCACCTGTCACGCCTATCCGCAGACCGCCGGTCGCAAACAGGCGCCCCCCTGGGAAGCCGAACAGCAACGCCTGGCCGACTGGATTCAGCAACTCCCCAAACCGGTCGGCATCATGGCCTGTTACGACATTAAAGCGCAGCAACTGCTCGATGTCTGCCGTACGATCAACGTCTCTGTTCCCGAAGAGGTCGCCATCATCGGCGTGGACAATGATGAAATTCTCTGTAACCTCTCCGAGCCTCCCCTCTCCAGCGTGATCCCCAACACGCGTCTCACCGGCTACGAAGCAGCCGCCCTGCTCGATCGCATGATCGCCGGCGAACCGGTCTCTTCAGACGCTCATCTCATCAAACCTCTGGGTATTGCCACGCGCCAGTCCACCGATATCCAGGCCATCGACGACAAACTGATTTCCGACGCCGTCCGCTTCATCCGCCAGCAGGCCTGCGAAGGCATTAACGTGCAGGACGTTTTAAAGTCGGTCCCCCTCTCCCGGCGGGTCCTCGAAAGCCGCTTCCAGAAAATCATCGGCCGCTCACCACACGAAGAGATCATGCGCATCCGCCTCGATCGTGTAAAACAGTTGCTCGAAGAAACCGAACTCCCTCTGATCGAAATCGCCAGCCGCACCGGCTTTCGCCACTCCGAATATCTGAACGTCGCCTTCAAAAAACAGACCGGCACCACCCCCGGCCAGTTCCGCCGCGAACAAAAACAGACGCGCTGA
- a CDS encoding acyltransferase family protein, protein MTDTAPAATADKNRKRIVSLDQFRGYTVAGMFLVNYMGFFILCPIVLKHHNTYCSYADTIMPHFLFAVGFAYRLTFGRRIQTQGAVSAYLRVVRRLLGLVMVSLIIYRVSPVAKSWSELQSIGVWGAIADPLKRNWFQTLMHIAVTSLWITPVIRARASVRIVYMLFSAAAHVVLSYYFYFTWVNSPPNGIDGGPLGFLTWTIPAIIGTLACDWVVEAEGLPRIKPILFWSCALMLSGWIISCGTRLYDVPAIDQSMAGNQDLKLAIHPVIPTEAQFKAKEGEPFSAYLAEPPFVKPPEQDQRKWNYWMMSQRAGTLSYLVFSAGLSLFVYLLFHLACDRGNLNIPLFRTLGTNALAAYILHDLVMESIKPFATKDAPWWYAWGSFLLFFWITWLIVRHLEKNQIHLKL, encoded by the coding sequence ATGACAGACACCGCCCCGGCTGCGACCGCTGACAAAAACCGGAAACGCATCGTCTCCCTCGACCAGTTCCGGGGCTACACCGTAGCGGGCATGTTCCTTGTGAACTACATGGGCTTCTTCATCCTCTGCCCGATCGTGCTCAAACATCACAATACATACTGCAGTTATGCTGACACGATCATGCCCCACTTCCTGTTCGCGGTCGGCTTTGCTTATCGATTGACCTTCGGCAGACGGATACAGACCCAGGGGGCCGTCTCGGCTTACCTGCGGGTAGTCAGACGCCTGCTGGGACTGGTAATGGTCTCGCTGATCATCTACCGCGTCTCACCGGTCGCGAAAAGCTGGAGCGAACTGCAGTCGATCGGCGTCTGGGGCGCCATTGCCGATCCACTCAAACGTAACTGGTTCCAGACGCTGATGCACATCGCCGTCACCTCGCTCTGGATCACGCCCGTGATCCGCGCCCGGGCCTCCGTGCGGATCGTCTATATGCTCTTTTCCGCCGCCGCGCATGTGGTGCTCTCGTACTACTTTTATTTCACCTGGGTCAACTCGCCCCCCAACGGCATCGACGGCGGACCGCTGGGCTTTCTGACCTGGACCATCCCCGCCATCATCGGCACGCTCGCCTGCGACTGGGTCGTGGAAGCAGAAGGACTGCCCCGCATCAAGCCCATCCTGTTCTGGTCGTGTGCGTTGATGCTTTCAGGCTGGATCATCTCCTGTGGGACCCGTCTCTATGATGTGCCCGCAATAGATCAATCCATGGCAGGCAACCAGGATCTGAAACTGGCCATCCATCCGGTCATTCCTACAGAAGCACAATTCAAAGCCAAAGAGGGAGAGCCGTTCTCCGCTTATCTGGCGGAACCTCCGTTTGTCAAACCGCCGGAGCAGGATCAGCGAAAATGGAACTACTGGATGATGAGCCAACGGGCGGGAACACTCTCGTACCTCGTCTTCTCAGCGGGACTGTCACTGTTCGTCTACCTGTTGTTTCACCTCGCCTGCGATCGAGGCAACCTGAATATCCCCCTGTTTCGCACGCTGGGAACCAACGCTCTGGCCGCCTACATTCTGCACGACCTCGTCATGGAATCCATCAAGCCCTTCGCCACGAAAGACGCTCCCTGGTGGTACGCCTGGGGCAGTTTCCTGCTCTTCTTCTGGATCACATGGCTGATTGTCCGGCATCTGGAGAAGAACCAGATCCACCTCAAACTCTGA
- a CDS encoding Gfo/Idh/MocA family protein: MSEKQMNVAIVGLGFGAEFIPIYQAHPNANMYAICQRSEDHLNEIGDTFGIEKRYTSYDELLADPDVDAVHINTPIPDHAPQSIKALKAGKHVACTVPMATTVAECEEIVKTVKETGLKYMMMETVVYSREFLFIKEMYDKGELGKIQYMQASHPQDMEGWPEYWERMIPMHYATHVVSPVLGMVNGRAEYVSCFGSGTVNDDIAEKSGNKFAVETCHIKIKDSDIAAHIWRFLFDTARQYRESVDVYGTKKSFEWPLIEGENPVLHTAKKPEPEIPERVEVPDYAHLLPPEIQNFTRAIHDADHLSFLQGAGHGGSHPHLVHAFLKSLVEDTDPWPNAPLSANWTSVGILAHESAVAGGDIRKLPEFTLE; encoded by the coding sequence ATGAGTGAGAAACAGATGAATGTCGCGATTGTCGGTCTGGGATTTGGTGCCGAGTTCATTCCCATTTACCAGGCGCATCCGAATGCCAACATGTATGCGATCTGTCAGCGTTCGGAAGATCATCTGAACGAGATCGGCGATACGTTCGGGATTGAGAAACGTTATACCTCTTACGACGAGCTGCTGGCGGATCCTGATGTGGATGCCGTCCATATTAATACGCCGATTCCCGATCATGCTCCGCAGTCGATTAAAGCGTTGAAGGCAGGGAAGCACGTGGCGTGTACGGTGCCGATGGCGACGACGGTGGCGGAGTGCGAAGAAATCGTCAAGACGGTCAAAGAGACCGGACTGAAATACATGATGATGGAGACGGTGGTTTACAGCCGCGAGTTTCTCTTCATCAAGGAGATGTATGACAAAGGGGAGCTGGGCAAGATTCAGTACATGCAGGCCAGTCACCCGCAGGACATGGAAGGCTGGCCCGAGTACTGGGAGCGGATGATCCCGATGCATTATGCAACGCACGTGGTGAGTCCGGTGCTGGGGATGGTCAACGGTCGGGCCGAGTATGTGAGCTGCTTTGGTTCCGGGACCGTGAACGACGACATTGCGGAAAAGTCGGGCAACAAATTCGCTGTGGAGACGTGTCACATCAAGATCAAGGATTCCGATATCGCGGCTCACATCTGGCGGTTCCTGTTTGATACCGCGCGGCAGTACCGGGAATCGGTCGACGTGTATGGCACGAAAAAATCGTTTGAGTGGCCTCTAATCGAAGGGGAGAACCCGGTGCTGCATACGGCGAAGAAACCGGAACCGGAAATTCCCGAGCGTGTGGAAGTGCCCGATTACGCACATCTGCTGCCGCCTGAAATTCAGAATTTCACCCGGGCGATTCATGACGCCGACCATCTCTCGTTTCTGCAGGGGGCCGGGCACGGTGGTTCGCATCCGCACCTGGTGCATGCGTTCCTGAAGTCGCTGGTGGAAGACACTGATCCCTGGCCAAATGCCCCGCTGTCTGCGAACTGGACCAGTGTAGGAATTCTGGCACATGAGTCTGCTGTGGCAGGGGGCGACATTCGCAAGCTGCCCGAGTTCACACTGGAATAA